In Drosophila subpulchrella strain 33 F10 #4 breed RU33 chromosome 3R, RU_Dsub_v1.1 Primary Assembly, whole genome shotgun sequence, the following are encoded in one genomic region:
- the LOC119545834 gene encoding calcium-activated potassium channel slowpoke isoform X25, whose translation MASPWCPNCHELPPFYPPITPKGMSGCDQSTVESLADDPTDSPFDADDCLKVRKYWCFLLSSIFTFLAGLLVVLLWRAFAFVCCRKEPDLGPNDPKQKEQKASRNKQEFEGTFMTEAKDWAGELISGQTTTGRILVVLVFILSIASLIIYFVDASSEEVERCQKWSNNITQQIDLAFNIFFMVYFFIRFIAASDKLWFMLEMYSFVDYFTIPPSFVSIYLDRTWIGLRFLRALRLMTVPDILQYLNVLKTSSSIRLAQLVSIFISVWLTAAGIIHLLENSGDPLDFNNAHRLSYWTCVYFLIVTMSTVGYGDVYCETVLGRTFLVFFLLVGLAMFASSIPEIIELVGSGNKYGGELKREHGKRHIVVCGHITYESVSHFLKDFLHEDREDVDVEVVFLHRKPPDLELEGLFKRHFTTVEFFQGTIMNPIDLQRVKVHEADACLVLANKYCQDPDAEDAANIMRVISIKNYSDDIRVIIQLMQYHNKAYLLNIPSWDWKQGDDVICLAELKLGFIAQSCLAPGFSTMMANLFAMRSFKTSPDTQAWQNDYLQGTGCEMYTETLSPSFTGMTFPQASELCFSKLKLLLLAIEIKGAEEGADSKISINPRGAKIQANTQGFFIAQSADEVKRAWFYCKACHEDIKDETLIKKCKCKNLTVQPRSKFDDLGDITRDREDTNLLNRNVRRPNGTGNGTGGMHHMNNTAAAAAAAAAAGKQVNKVKPTVNVSRQVEGQVISPSQYNRPPENDANPYAGYQLAYEVKKLMPTSRSSGTGTQNQNGGVSLPAGIADDQSKDFDFEKTEMKYDSTGMFHWSPAKSLEDCILDRNQAAMTVLNGHVVVCLFADPDSPLIGLRNLVMPLRASNFHYHELKHVVIVGSVDYIRREWKMLQNLPKISVLNGSPLSRADLRAVNVNLCDMCCILSAKVPSNDDPTLADKEAILASLNIKAMTFDDTIGVLSQRGPEFDNLSATAGSPIVLQRRGSVYGANVPMITELVNDSNVQFLDQDDDDDPDTELYLTQPFACGTAFAVSVLDSLMSTTYFNQNALTLIRSLITGGATPELELILAEGAGLRGGYSTVESLSNRDRCRVGQISLYDGPLAQFGECGKYGDLFVAALKSYGMLCIGLYRFRDTSSSCDASSKRYVITNPPDDFSLLPTDQVFVLMQFDPGLEYKPPAVRAPAGGRGTNTQGSGVGGGGSNKDDNS comes from the exons ATGGCCAGCCCATGGTGCCCCAATTGCCACGAACTGCCACCGTTCTATCCGCCCATCACGCCAAAG GGGATGTCGGGGTGTGATCAAAGCACTGTCGAATCATTGGCCGACGATCCAACAGATTCACCATTCGATGCCGATGATTGTCTCAAGGTGCGCAAGTACTGGTGCTTTCTGCTGTCCAGCATCTTTACATTCCTTGCTGGCCTGCTCGTGGTGCTACTATGGCGAGCCTTCGCGTTCGTCTGCTGCCGCAAGGAGCCGGACCTGGGGCCCAACGACCCCAAGCAGAAGGAGCAGAAGGCCTCCCGCAACAAACAGGAGTTCGAGGGCACCTTTATGACAGAAGCAAAAGACTGGGCTGGAGAGCTTATCTCGGGTCAAACAACAACTGGTCGAATTTTG GTCGTACTCGTATTTATACTCAGCATTGCATCCCTCATCATATACTTTGTTGATGCATCTAGCGAAGAAGTCGAAAGATGCCAAAAGTGGAGTAACAACATTACTCAACAGATCGATCTCGcattcaatatattttttatggtttACTTTTTTATACGA TTCATAGCGGCGTCCGATAAGCTTTGGTTTATGttagaaatgtacagttttgTAGATTATTTTACAATACCCCCGTCCTTCGTATCAATATATTTAGATCGAACATGGATCG GTCTTCGATTTCTTCGAGCGCTACGTCTCATGACTGTTCCAgatattttacaatatttaaacGTACTAAAAACATCGAGCTCCATACGCTTGGCTCAACTAGTATCAATTTTTATATCCGTGTGGTTAACAGCAGCGGGCATTATACATCTG CTGGAGAACTCTGGCGATCCGCTGGATTTTAATAATGCTCATCGTTTATCGTATTGGACCTGTGTCTATTTCCTAATTGTGACCATGTCAACGGTAGGATATGGTGACGTTTACTGTGAGACTGTCCTGGGAAGAACATTTCTCGTGTTCTTTCTGCTCGTCGGCTTG GCAATGTTTGCCAGCAGTATACCGGAGATAATTGAACTCGTCGGTAGTGGCAATAAGTATGGCGGTGAACTGAAAAGAGAACACGGAAAGAG ACATATTGTGGTATGCGGTCATATAACATACGAGTCCGTGTCGCATTTCCTGAAGGACTTTCTCCACGAAGATCGGGAGGATGTCGATGTCGAAGTGGTCTTTCTCCATCG TAAACCACCCGATTTGGAACTTGAGGGTTTGTTCAAACGTCATTTTACCACCGTGGAGTTCTTCCAAGGAACCATTATGAATCCGATCGATCTGCAGAGGGTTAAg GTACATGAAGCCGACGCCTGCCTCGTGCTAGCTAACAAATATTGCCAAGATCCCGACGCAGAAGATGCTGCCAACATCATGAGAGTCATCTCGATCAAAAACTACAGCGACGACATTCGAGTCATCATCCAGCTGATGCAGTACCATAACAAG GCGTACTTGCTGAACATACCATCGTGGGACTGGAAACAGGGCGACGATGTCATTTGCCTGGCCGAACTGAAGCTGGGCTTCATTGCGCAGAGTTGCTTGGCGCCCGGGTTCTCGACCATGATGGCCAACCTGTTCGCCATGAGATCGTTCAAGACG TCACCAGACACACAGGCCTGGCAAAATGATTATCTTCAAGGTACAGGGTGTGAGATGTACACCGAAACCCTATCACCTTCATTTACCGGCATGACATTCCCACAAGCCAGCGA ACTGTGCTTCTCCAAGCTGAAGCTCCTGCTGCTGGCCATCGAGATCAAGGGCGCCGAGGAGGGGGCGGACAGCAAGATTTCCATAAACCCAAGGGGTGCCAAAATCCAGGCCAACACCCAGGGTTTCTTCATAGCACAAAGTGCCGACGAGGTGAAGCG TGCCTGGTTCTACTGCAAAGCCTGCCATGAGGACATCAAGGACGAGACGCTGATCaagaaatgcaaatgcaaaaacT TGACTGTTCAGCCCAGGAGCAAATTCGATGACTTAG GTGATATCACACGTGACAGAGAAGATACGAATC TACTCAATCGCAATGTGCGCCGTCCGAATGGCACTGGCAACGGTACAGGTGGCATGCACCACATGAACAACACGGCAGCGGCTGCTGCGGCAGCTGCGGCGGCGGGAAAGCAGGTGAACAAGGTGAAGCCCACAGTGAATGTGAGCCGGCAGGTGGAGGGCCAAGTGATATCGCCATCGCAGTACAACAG GCCACCAGAGAATGATGCTAACCCTTATGCGGGCTATCAACTTGCTTACGAAGTTAAAAAGCTCAT GCCGACGAGTCGCAGTTCCGGCACGGGCACACAGAATCAAAACGGCGGCGTCTCACTGCCCGCCGGCATTGCGGACGATCAGTCGAAGGACTTTGATTTCGAGAAGACCGAAATGAAGTACGACTCGACGGGCATGTTCCACTGGAGTCCCGCAAAGAGCTTAGAAGACTGCATACTG GATCGCAACCAGGCGGCCATGACCGTGCTGAACGGCCACGTAGTCGTGTGCCTGTTCGCTGATCCCGATTCGCCGCTGATCGGGCTGCGGAACCTGGTGATGCCGCTGCGGGCGTCCAACTTCCACTACCATGAGCTGAAGCACGTGGTCATTGTGGGCTCGGTGGACTACATACGGCGCGAGTGGAAAATGCTGCAGAACCTGCCCAAGATCTCGGTGCTCAACGGATCGCCGCTGAGCCGCGCCGACCTGCGGGCCGTGAACGTCAATCTGTGTGATATGTGCTGCATCCTGTCGGCCAAAGTTCCTAGCAACGACGATCCCACGCTGGCCGACAAAGAGGCGATCCTCGCCTCGCTGAACATCAAGGCCATGACCTTTGACGACACGATCGGTGTTCTGAGCCAGCGCGGTCCGGAGTTCGACAACCTGAGCGCCACCGCCGGCAGTCCCATTGTGCTGCAGCGGAGGGGCTCAGTCTACGGCGCCAATGTGCCCATGATAACAG AACTGGTCAATGATAGTAACGTGCAGTTTCTCGATCAAGACGACGACGATGATCCAGATACAGAACTATATCTGACGCAGCCTTTCGCCTGCGGCACAGCCTTCGCTGTGAGTGTGTTAGACTCGCTGATGTCCACG ACTTACTTCAATCAAAACGCCTTAACGCTGATCCGCTCACTGATAACGGGCGGCGCCACGCCCGAGCTGGAATTGATCCTGGCCGAGGGGGCTGGCCTCCGGGGAGGCTACAGCACCGTGGAGAGTCTGAGCAATCGGGACAG ATGTCGAGTGGGTCAGATCTCACTGTACGACGGTCCGCTGGCTCAGTTCGGGGAGTGCGGCAAGTACGGGGACCTCTTTGTGGCGGCCCTCAAGTCGTACGGAATGCTGTGCATCGGATTATACCGATTCAGGGACACCAGCTCCAGCTGTGATGCGAGCAGCAAACGTTATGTAATAACCAACCCACCCGATGACTTTTCACTACTGCCAACAGATCAG GTATTCGTTTTAATGCAATTCGATCCGGGCCTGGAGTACAAGCCGCCAGCGGTTCGAGCACCTGCCGGCGGACGAGGCACCAACACACAGGGCTCCGGGGTCGGCGGGGGCGGCTCCAACAAGGATGATAACTCTTGA
- the LOC119545834 gene encoding calcium-activated potassium channel slowpoke isoform X27, which yields MASGLIGTNFTTTLTNGMSGCDQSTVESLADDPTDSPFDADDCLKVRKYWCFLLSSIFTFLAGLLVVLLWRAFAFVCCRKEPDLGPNDPKQKEQKASRNKQEFEGTFMTEAKDWAGELISGQTTTGRILVVLVFILSIASLIIYFVDASSEEVERCQKWSNNITQQIDLAFNIFFMVYFFIRFIAASDKLWFMLEMYSFVDYFTIPPSFVSIYLDRTWIGLRFLRALRLMTVPDILQYLNVLKTSSSIRLAQLVSIFISVWLTAAGIIHLLENSGDPLDFNNAHRLSYWTCVYFLIVTMSTVGYGDVYCETVLGRTFLVFFLLVGLAMFASSIPEIIELVGSGNKYGGELKREHGKRHIVVCGHITYESVSHFLKDFLHEDREDVDVEVVFLHRKPPDLELEGLFKRHFTTVEFFQGTIMNPIDLQRVKVHEADACLVLANKYCQDPDAEDAANIMRVISIKNYSDDIRVIIQLMQYHNKAYLLNIPSWDWKQGDDVICLAELKLGFIAQSCLAPGFSTMMANLFAMRSFKTSPDMQSWTNDYLRGTGMEMYTETLSPTFIGIPFAQATELCFSKLKLLLLAIEIKGAEEGADSKISINPRGAKIQANTQGFFIAQSADEVKRAWFYCKACHEDIKDETLIKKCKCKNLTVQPRSKFDDLGDITRDREDTNLLNRNVRRPNGTGNGTGGMHHMNNTAAAAAAAAAAGKQVNKVKPTVNVSRQVEGQVISPSQYNRPPENDANPYAGYQLAYEVKKLMPTSRSSGTGTQNQNGGVSLPAGIADDQSKDFDFEKTEMKYDSTGMFHWSPAKSLEDCILDRNQAAMTVLNGHVVVCLFADPDSPLIGLRNLVMPLRASNFHYHELKHVVIVGSVDYIRREWKMLQNLPKISVLNGSPLSRADLRAVNVNLCDMCCILSAKVPSNDDPTLADKEAILASLNIKAMTFDDTIGVLSQRGPEFDNLSATAGSPIVLQRRGSVYGANVPMITELVNDSNVQFLDQDDDDDPDTELYLTQPFACGTAFAVSVLDSLMSTTYFNQNALTLIRSLITGGATPELELILAEGAGLRGGYSTVESLSNRDRCRVGQISLYDGPLAQFGECGKYGDLFVAALKSYGMLCIGLYRFRDTSSSCDASSKRYVITNPPDDFSLLPTDQVFVLMQFDPGLEYKPPAVRAPAGGRGTNTQGSGVGGGGSNKDDNS from the exons ATGGCAAGCGGTTTGATCGGCACCAATTTCACCACCACATTGACAAAT GGGATGTCGGGGTGTGATCAAAGCACTGTCGAATCATTGGCCGACGATCCAACAGATTCACCATTCGATGCCGATGATTGTCTCAAGGTGCGCAAGTACTGGTGCTTTCTGCTGTCCAGCATCTTTACATTCCTTGCTGGCCTGCTCGTGGTGCTACTATGGCGAGCCTTCGCGTTCGTCTGCTGCCGCAAGGAGCCGGACCTGGGGCCCAACGACCCCAAGCAGAAGGAGCAGAAGGCCTCCCGCAACAAACAGGAGTTCGAGGGCACCTTTATGACAGAAGCAAAAGACTGGGCTGGAGAGCTTATCTCGGGTCAAACAACAACTGGTCGAATTTTG GTCGTACTCGTATTTATACTCAGCATTGCATCCCTCATCATATACTTTGTTGATGCATCTAGCGAAGAAGTCGAAAGATGCCAAAAGTGGAGTAACAACATTACTCAACAGATCGATCTCGcattcaatatattttttatggtttACTTTTTTATACGA TTCATAGCGGCGTCCGATAAGCTTTGGTTTATGttagaaatgtacagttttgTAGATTATTTTACAATACCCCCGTCCTTCGTATCAATATATTTAGATCGAACATGGATCG GTCTTCGATTTCTTCGAGCGCTACGTCTCATGACTGTTCCAgatattttacaatatttaaacGTACTAAAAACATCGAGCTCCATACGCTTGGCTCAACTAGTATCAATTTTTATATCCGTGTGGTTAACAGCAGCGGGCATTATACATCTG CTGGAGAACTCTGGCGATCCGCTGGATTTTAATAATGCTCATCGTTTATCGTATTGGACCTGTGTCTATTTCCTAATTGTGACCATGTCAACGGTAGGATATGGTGACGTTTACTGTGAGACTGTCCTGGGAAGAACATTTCTCGTGTTCTTTCTGCTCGTCGGCTTG GCAATGTTTGCCAGCAGTATACCGGAGATAATTGAACTCGTCGGTAGTGGCAATAAGTATGGCGGTGAACTGAAAAGAGAACACGGAAAGAG ACATATTGTGGTATGCGGTCATATAACATACGAGTCCGTGTCGCATTTCCTGAAGGACTTTCTCCACGAAGATCGGGAGGATGTCGATGTCGAAGTGGTCTTTCTCCATCG TAAACCACCCGATTTGGAACTTGAGGGTTTGTTCAAACGTCATTTTACCACCGTGGAGTTCTTCCAAGGAACCATTATGAATCCGATCGATCTGCAGAGGGTTAAg GTACATGAAGCCGACGCCTGCCTCGTGCTAGCTAACAAATATTGCCAAGATCCCGACGCAGAAGATGCTGCCAACATCATGAGAGTCATCTCGATCAAAAACTACAGCGACGACATTCGAGTCATCATCCAGCTGATGCAGTACCATAACAAG GCGTACTTGCTGAACATACCATCGTGGGACTGGAAACAGGGCGACGATGTCATTTGCCTGGCCGAACTGAAGCTGGGCTTCATTGCGCAGAGTTGCTTGGCGCCCGGGTTCTCGACCATGATGGCCAACCTGTTCGCCATGAGATCGTTCAAGACG TCGCCAGACATGCAGTCTTGGACAAATGATTACCTGCGCGGCACTGGCATGGAAATGTACACTGAAACATTGAGTCCCACATTTATTGGAATACCATTTGCTCAGGCCACTGA ACTGTGCTTCTCCAAGCTGAAGCTCCTGCTGCTGGCCATCGAGATCAAGGGCGCCGAGGAGGGGGCGGACAGCAAGATTTCCATAAACCCAAGGGGTGCCAAAATCCAGGCCAACACCCAGGGTTTCTTCATAGCACAAAGTGCCGACGAGGTGAAGCG TGCCTGGTTCTACTGCAAAGCCTGCCATGAGGACATCAAGGACGAGACGCTGATCaagaaatgcaaatgcaaaaacT TGACTGTTCAGCCCAGGAGCAAATTCGATGACTTAG GTGATATCACACGTGACAGAGAAGATACGAATC TACTCAATCGCAATGTGCGCCGTCCGAATGGCACTGGCAACGGTACAGGTGGCATGCACCACATGAACAACACGGCAGCGGCTGCTGCGGCAGCTGCGGCGGCGGGAAAGCAGGTGAACAAGGTGAAGCCCACAGTGAATGTGAGCCGGCAGGTGGAGGGCCAAGTGATATCGCCATCGCAGTACAACAG GCCACCAGAGAATGATGCTAACCCTTATGCGGGCTATCAACTTGCTTACGAAGTTAAAAAGCTCAT GCCGACGAGTCGCAGTTCCGGCACGGGCACACAGAATCAAAACGGCGGCGTCTCACTGCCCGCCGGCATTGCGGACGATCAGTCGAAGGACTTTGATTTCGAGAAGACCGAAATGAAGTACGACTCGACGGGCATGTTCCACTGGAGTCCCGCAAAGAGCTTAGAAGACTGCATACTG GATCGCAACCAGGCGGCCATGACCGTGCTGAACGGCCACGTAGTCGTGTGCCTGTTCGCTGATCCCGATTCGCCGCTGATCGGGCTGCGGAACCTGGTGATGCCGCTGCGGGCGTCCAACTTCCACTACCATGAGCTGAAGCACGTGGTCATTGTGGGCTCGGTGGACTACATACGGCGCGAGTGGAAAATGCTGCAGAACCTGCCCAAGATCTCGGTGCTCAACGGATCGCCGCTGAGCCGCGCCGACCTGCGGGCCGTGAACGTCAATCTGTGTGATATGTGCTGCATCCTGTCGGCCAAAGTTCCTAGCAACGACGATCCCACGCTGGCCGACAAAGAGGCGATCCTCGCCTCGCTGAACATCAAGGCCATGACCTTTGACGACACGATCGGTGTTCTGAGCCAGCGCGGTCCGGAGTTCGACAACCTGAGCGCCACCGCCGGCAGTCCCATTGTGCTGCAGCGGAGGGGCTCAGTCTACGGCGCCAATGTGCCCATGATAACAG AACTGGTCAATGATAGTAACGTGCAGTTTCTCGATCAAGACGACGACGATGATCCAGATACAGAACTATATCTGACGCAGCCTTTCGCCTGCGGCACAGCCTTCGCTGTGAGTGTGTTAGACTCGCTGATGTCCACG ACTTACTTCAATCAAAACGCCTTAACGCTGATCCGCTCACTGATAACGGGCGGCGCCACGCCCGAGCTGGAATTGATCCTGGCCGAGGGGGCTGGCCTCCGGGGAGGCTACAGCACCGTGGAGAGTCTGAGCAATCGGGACAG ATGTCGAGTGGGTCAGATCTCACTGTACGACGGTCCGCTGGCTCAGTTCGGGGAGTGCGGCAAGTACGGGGACCTCTTTGTGGCGGCCCTCAAGTCGTACGGAATGCTGTGCATCGGATTATACCGATTCAGGGACACCAGCTCCAGCTGTGATGCGAGCAGCAAACGTTATGTAATAACCAACCCACCCGATGACTTTTCACTACTGCCAACAGATCAG GTATTCGTTTTAATGCAATTCGATCCGGGCCTGGAGTACAAGCCGCCAGCGGTTCGAGCACCTGCCGGCGGACGAGGCACCAACACACAGGGCTCCGGGGTCGGCGGGGGCGGCTCCAACAAGGATGATAACTCTTGA
- the LOC119545834 gene encoding calcium-activated potassium channel slowpoke isoform X36, with protein MASGLIGTNFTTTLTNGMSGCDQSTVESLADDPTDSPFDADDCLKVRKYWCFLLSSIFTFLAGLLVVLLWRAFAFVCCRKEPDLGPNDPKQKEQKASRNKQEFEGTFMTEAKDWAGELISGQTTTGRILVVLVFILSIASLIIYFVDASSEEVERCQKWSNNITQQIDLAFNIFFMVYFFIRFIAASDKLWFMLEMYSFVDYFTIPPSFVSIYLDRTWIGLRFLRALRLMTVPDILQYLNVLKTSSSIRLAQLVSIFISVWLTAAGIIHLLENSGDPLDFNNAHRLSYWTCVYFLIVTMSTVGYGDVYCETVLGRTFLVFFLLVGLAMFASSIPEIIELVGSGNKYGGELKREHGKRHIVVCGHITYESVSHFLKDFLHEDREDVDVEVVFLHRKEPDLELEGLLKRHYTTVAFFQGTMMNAVDLERVKVHEADACLVLANKYCQDPDAEDAANIMRVISIKNYSDDIRVIIQLMQYHNKAYLLNIPSWDWKQGDDVICLAELKLGFIAQSCLAPGFSTMMANLFAMRSFKTSPDMQSWTNDYLRGTGMEMYTETLSPTFIGIPFAQATELCFSKLKLLLLAIEIKGAEEGADSKISINPRGAKIQANTQGFFIAQSADEVKRAWFYCKACHEDIKDETLIKKCKCKNLTVQPRSKFDDLGDITRDREDTNLLNRNVRRPNGTGNGTGGMHHMNNTAAAAAAAAAAGKQVNKVKPTVNVSRQVEGQVISPSQYNRPTSRSSGTGTQNQNGGVSLPAGIADDQSKDFDFEKTEMKYDSTGMFHWSPAKSLEDCILDRNQAAMTVLNGHVVVCLFADPDSPLIGLRNLVMPLRASNFHYHELKHVVIVGSVDYIRREWKMLQNLPKISVLNGSPLSRADLRAVNVNLCDMCCILSAKVPSNDDPTLADKEAILASLNIKAMTFDDTIGVLSQRGPEFDNLSATAGSPIVLQRRGSVYGANVPMITELVNDSNVQFLDQDDDDDPDTELYLTQPFACGTAFAVSVLDSLMSTTYFNQNALTLIRSLITGGATPELELILAEGAGLRGGYSTVESLSNRDRCRVGQISLYDGPLAQFGECGKYGDLFVAALKSYGMLCIGLYRFRDTSSSCDASSKRYVITNPPDDFSLLPTDQVFVLMQFDPGLEYKPPAVRAPAGGRGTNTQGSGVGGGGSNKDDNS; from the exons ATGGCAAGCGGTTTGATCGGCACCAATTTCACCACCACATTGACAAAT GGGATGTCGGGGTGTGATCAAAGCACTGTCGAATCATTGGCCGACGATCCAACAGATTCACCATTCGATGCCGATGATTGTCTCAAGGTGCGCAAGTACTGGTGCTTTCTGCTGTCCAGCATCTTTACATTCCTTGCTGGCCTGCTCGTGGTGCTACTATGGCGAGCCTTCGCGTTCGTCTGCTGCCGCAAGGAGCCGGACCTGGGGCCCAACGACCCCAAGCAGAAGGAGCAGAAGGCCTCCCGCAACAAACAGGAGTTCGAGGGCACCTTTATGACAGAAGCAAAAGACTGGGCTGGAGAGCTTATCTCGGGTCAAACAACAACTGGTCGAATTTTG GTCGTACTCGTATTTATACTCAGCATTGCATCCCTCATCATATACTTTGTTGATGCATCTAGCGAAGAAGTCGAAAGATGCCAAAAGTGGAGTAACAACATTACTCAACAGATCGATCTCGcattcaatatattttttatggtttACTTTTTTATACGA TTCATAGCGGCGTCCGATAAGCTTTGGTTTATGttagaaatgtacagttttgTAGATTATTTTACAATACCCCCGTCCTTCGTATCAATATATTTAGATCGAACATGGATCG GTCTTCGATTTCTTCGAGCGCTACGTCTCATGACTGTTCCAgatattttacaatatttaaacGTACTAAAAACATCGAGCTCCATACGCTTGGCTCAACTAGTATCAATTTTTATATCCGTGTGGTTAACAGCAGCGGGCATTATACATCTG CTGGAGAACTCTGGCGATCCGCTGGATTTTAATAATGCTCATCGTTTATCGTATTGGACCTGTGTCTATTTCCTAATTGTGACCATGTCAACGGTAGGATATGGTGACGTTTACTGTGAGACTGTCCTGGGAAGAACATTTCTCGTGTTCTTTCTGCTCGTCGGCTTG GCAATGTTTGCCAGCAGTATACCGGAGATAATTGAACTCGTCGGTAGTGGCAATAAGTATGGCGGTGAACTGAAAAGAGAACACGGAAAGAG ACATATTGTGGTATGCGGTCATATAACATACGAGTCCGTGTCGCATTTCCTGAAGGACTTTCTCCACGAAGATCGGGAGGATGTCGATGTCGAAGTGGTCTTTCTCCATCG CAAAGAGCCTGACCTGGAGCTAGAGGGACTGCTGAAGCGTCACTATACCACAGTGGCCTTTTTTCAGGGCACTATGATGAACGCAGTCGACCTGGAGCGAGTCAAG GTACATGAAGCCGACGCCTGCCTCGTGCTAGCTAACAAATATTGCCAAGATCCCGACGCAGAAGATGCTGCCAACATCATGAGAGTCATCTCGATCAAAAACTACAGCGACGACATTCGAGTCATCATCCAGCTGATGCAGTACCATAACAAG GCGTACTTGCTGAACATACCATCGTGGGACTGGAAACAGGGCGACGATGTCATTTGCCTGGCCGAACTGAAGCTGGGCTTCATTGCGCAGAGTTGCTTGGCGCCCGGGTTCTCGACCATGATGGCCAACCTGTTCGCCATGAGATCGTTCAAGACG TCGCCAGACATGCAGTCTTGGACAAATGATTACCTGCGCGGCACTGGCATGGAAATGTACACTGAAACATTGAGTCCCACATTTATTGGAATACCATTTGCTCAGGCCACTGA ACTGTGCTTCTCCAAGCTGAAGCTCCTGCTGCTGGCCATCGAGATCAAGGGCGCCGAGGAGGGGGCGGACAGCAAGATTTCCATAAACCCAAGGGGTGCCAAAATCCAGGCCAACACCCAGGGTTTCTTCATAGCACAAAGTGCCGACGAGGTGAAGCG TGCCTGGTTCTACTGCAAAGCCTGCCATGAGGACATCAAGGACGAGACGCTGATCaagaaatgcaaatgcaaaaacT TGACTGTTCAGCCCAGGAGCAAATTCGATGACTTAG GTGATATCACACGTGACAGAGAAGATACGAATC TACTCAATCGCAATGTGCGCCGTCCGAATGGCACTGGCAACGGTACAGGTGGCATGCACCACATGAACAACACGGCAGCGGCTGCTGCGGCAGCTGCGGCGGCGGGAAAGCAGGTGAACAAGGTGAAGCCCACAGTGAATGTGAGCCGGCAGGTGGAGGGCCAAGTGATATCGCCATCGCAGTACAACAG GCCGACGAGTCGCAGTTCCGGCACGGGCACACAGAATCAAAACGGCGGCGTCTCACTGCCCGCCGGCATTGCGGACGATCAGTCGAAGGACTTTGATTTCGAGAAGACCGAAATGAAGTACGACTCGACGGGCATGTTCCACTGGAGTCCCGCAAAGAGCTTAGAAGACTGCATACTG GATCGCAACCAGGCGGCCATGACCGTGCTGAACGGCCACGTAGTCGTGTGCCTGTTCGCTGATCCCGATTCGCCGCTGATCGGGCTGCGGAACCTGGTGATGCCGCTGCGGGCGTCCAACTTCCACTACCATGAGCTGAAGCACGTGGTCATTGTGGGCTCGGTGGACTACATACGGCGCGAGTGGAAAATGCTGCAGAACCTGCCCAAGATCTCGGTGCTCAACGGATCGCCGCTGAGCCGCGCCGACCTGCGGGCCGTGAACGTCAATCTGTGTGATATGTGCTGCATCCTGTCGGCCAAAGTTCCTAGCAACGACGATCCCACGCTGGCCGACAAAGAGGCGATCCTCGCCTCGCTGAACATCAAGGCCATGACCTTTGACGACACGATCGGTGTTCTGAGCCAGCGCGGTCCGGAGTTCGACAACCTGAGCGCCACCGCCGGCAGTCCCATTGTGCTGCAGCGGAGGGGCTCAGTCTACGGCGCCAATGTGCCCATGATAACAG AACTGGTCAATGATAGTAACGTGCAGTTTCTCGATCAAGACGACGACGATGATCCAGATACAGAACTATATCTGACGCAGCCTTTCGCCTGCGGCACAGCCTTCGCTGTGAGTGTGTTAGACTCGCTGATGTCCACG ACTTACTTCAATCAAAACGCCTTAACGCTGATCCGCTCACTGATAACGGGCGGCGCCACGCCCGAGCTGGAATTGATCCTGGCCGAGGGGGCTGGCCTCCGGGGAGGCTACAGCACCGTGGAGAGTCTGAGCAATCGGGACAG ATGTCGAGTGGGTCAGATCTCACTGTACGACGGTCCGCTGGCTCAGTTCGGGGAGTGCGGCAAGTACGGGGACCTCTTTGTGGCGGCCCTCAAGTCGTACGGAATGCTGTGCATCGGATTATACCGATTCAGGGACACCAGCTCCAGCTGTGATGCGAGCAGCAAACGTTATGTAATAACCAACCCACCCGATGACTTTTCACTACTGCCAACAGATCAG GTATTCGTTTTAATGCAATTCGATCCGGGCCTGGAGTACAAGCCGCCAGCGGTTCGAGCACCTGCCGGCGGACGAGGCACCAACACACAGGGCTCCGGGGTCGGCGGGGGCGGCTCCAACAAGGATGATAACTCTTGA